Proteins encoded in a region of the Populus nigra chromosome 3, ddPopNigr1.1, whole genome shotgun sequence genome:
- the LOC133689697 gene encoding serine/threonine protein phosphatase 2A 57 kDa regulatory subunit B' kappa isoform-like yields MLRQILSKLPKKSSKTDSAESTRLESPLTQQRSNGSTAGLGKSSSGPKRTSSVVFPASVVAGIEPLVPFKDVPNAEKMNLFVSKVSLCCVTFDFSDPSKNTLERDVKRQALLELVDFVASGSMRFSEPAILAMCRMCAVNLFRVFPPYYRSNLSSVGENDDNDDPMFDPAWPHLQIVYDLLLRFINSTCLDAKVAKKYIDHSFILRLLDLFDTEDPRERDCLKTILHRSYGKFMVHRPFIRKSLSNIFYRFVFETEKHNGIAELLEIFGSIISGFALPLKEEHKIFLWRVLIPLHKPKSVGVYFQQLSYCVLQFIEKEPRLASVVIKGILKYWPITNSQKEVMFLGELEEILEAISMVEFQKVMVPLFWRIGCCINSFHFQVAERALFLWNNDQIINLIAHNRLVILPIIFPALEKNAHNHWNPGVLNLTLNIRKMFSEMDDALYLACLDQLKEDEEKLSLLAEQRKEAWQRLEYAASLKPMTGNTAVLVTPLATSMAC; encoded by the exons atgttGAGGCAAATCTTAAGTAAGCTCCcgaaaaaatcttcaaaaactgACTCAGCTGAGTCTACTCGGCTTGAATCGCCATTAACTCAGCAGAGATCCAATGGCTCAACTGCAGGTTTGGGGAAATCATCCAGTGGCCCGAAAAGAACTTCTTCTGTTGTGTTTCCAGCTAGTGTGGTTGCTGGGATTGAGCCACTTGTGCCCTTCAAAGATGTGCCTAATGCAGAGAAGATGAATCTCTTTGTGAGCAAAGTAAGCCTTTGCTGTGTAACTTTTGATTTCAGCGACCCAAGTAAGAACACGCTTGAAAGGGATGTGAAGAGGCAAGCTTTACTTGAACTAGTTGATTTTGTGGCTTCTGGGTCTATGAGATTTAGTGAACCTGCCATTTTAGCTATGTGTAGAATGTGTGCTGTTAATTTGTTTAGGGTGTTTCCGCCGTATTATAGGTCCAATTTGAGTAGTGTTGGCGAGAATGATGATAACGATGACCCAATGTTCGATCCTGCATGGCCACACTTGCAAATTGTGTATGATTTGTTGCTTAGATTTATCAATTCTACTTGCTTAGATGCTAAAGTGGCAAAGAAGTACATAGACCATTCGTTTATATTGAGACTGCTTGATTTGTTTGACACGGAGGATCCGAGAGAAAGGGATTGTTTAAAGACTATATTGCATAGGTCTTATGGGAAGTTCATGGTGCACAGGCCTTTTATTCGAAAGTCTCTGAGCAATATATTTTATCGGTTTGTGTTTGAGACCGAGAAGCATAATGGGATTGCGGAGTTGTTGGAGATTTTTGGGAGTATAATTAGCGGGTTTGCCTTGCCCTTGAAAGAGGAGCACAAGATTTTCTTGTGGAGGGTCTTGATTCCTCTGCATAAGCCGAAGTCTGTGGGGGTTTACTTTCAGCAGTTGTCGTATTGCGTGTTACAATTTATTGAGAAGGAACCCAGGTTGGCCAGTGTGGTAATAAAGGGGATACTGAAATACTGGCCAATAACTAATAGCCAGAAGGAGGTAATGTTCCTGGgcgagttggaagagattctgGAAGCAATTAGCATGGTGGAGTTCCAGAAGGTCATGGTTCCATTGTTCTGGCGGATTGGATGCTGCATTAATAGTTTCCACTTCCAG GTGGCTGAAAGAGCCCTCTTCTTATGGAACAATGACCAAATCATCAACTTGATTGCTCACAACAGGCTTGTGATTCTGCCCATCATATTTCCAGCGTTAGAGAAGAATGCTCATAACCACTGGAACCCAGGAGTGCTCAATTTAACTCTAAACATCAGAAAAATGTTCTCAGAGATGGATGACGCATTGTACTTGGCCTGCCTTGATCAATTGAAGGAGGATGAAGAAAAGCTAAGCTTATTGGCTGAGCAGCGGAAGGAAGCATGGCAGCGGCTGGAGTATGCAGCCAGTCTCAAGCCAATGACCGGAAACACAGCCGTTTTGGTTACTCCTCTGGCAACCTCAATGGCCTGTTAA
- the LOC133690148 gene encoding E3 ubiquitin-protein ligase At1g63170 — MDVPSTELHSESQTDTFPLLMERPENLNSSAHIIDIPRNIEVPGSPSHDRISSGLEASSHEDRPSSGVRAPSTQPSTSLSNGTNSRSSSLIRRGEARRRRSPLNSGLWISVELVLTLSQIVASIVVLSVSRHEHPHAPLFAWIVGYASGCVATLPLLYWRYRYRNQSLEQDSAQNHQGSAHINVPAGPFSLSVSRNSESDDRRSATTSPRGSQNAVLNARLKVLVEYFKMALDCFFAVWFVVGNVWIFGGHSSAEEAPNLYRLCIVFLTFSCIGYAMPFILCATICCCLPCIISVLGFREDLAQTRGATTESIDALPTYKFKLIKNRNGEDSSAGASDGGVVAAGTEKERVISGEDAVCCICLAKFANNDELRELPCSHFFHKECVDKWLKINASCPLCKSEVGESLLGSLSGLSSSQRRVENGAGAVF; from the exons ATGGATGTTCCCTCAACGGAACTACATTCTGAAAGTCAGACTGACACTTTCCCATTGTTAATGGAGCGGCCAGAGAATCTTAACAGTAGTGCGCATATTATTGACATACCAAGAAACATTGAGGTTCCTGGGTCACCATCTCATGATAGAATTTCAAGTGGGTTGGAAGCATCATCACATGAGGACAGACCTTCAAGTGGTGTGAGAGCACCCAGTACTCAGCCTTCAACATCTTTGTCTAATGGAACAAACTCTCGGAGCTCCTCATTAATAAGGAGAGGAGAAGCTCGTCGACGCAGGAGTCCTTTGAACTCAGGTTTATGGATTTCTGTTGAATTAGTTCTCACGCTGAGCCAGATTGTTGCGTCTATTGTTGTTTTGTCTGTGTCGAGACATGAACATCCACATGCACCATTGTTTGCATGGATTGTTGGTTATGCATCAGGATGTGTTGCAACCCTGCCACTTCTTTACTGGCGCTATCGTTATCGTAACCAGTCTTTGGAGCAAGACTCAGCTCAAAATCATCAGGGTTCTGCACATATTAATGTTCCTGCGGGACCATTTTCTCTATCAGTCAGTAGGAATTCAGAAAGCGATGATCGCCGATCTGCCACTACTTCACCTAGAGGCAGCCAAAATGCAGTACTAAATGCAAG ACTCAAGGTTTTGGTGGAATACTTCAAAATGGCTTTGGATTGCTTTTTCGCAGTTTGGTTTGTGGTTGGCAATGTGTGGATATTTGGAGGCCACTCATCTGCTGAGGAGGCTCCAAACTTGTACAG GTTATGTATAGTGTTTCTTACATTTAGCTGTATCGGATACGCTATGCCCTTCATTCTGTGTGCAACAATCTGCTGTTGCTTGCCTTGTATAATTTCTGTTCTTGGATTTAGAGAGGATCTGGCACAGACAAGGGGAGCCACAACTGAATCAATTGATGCCTTGCCAACATACAagtttaagttaattaaaaatagaaatggtGAGGATAGCAGTGCAGGAGCTAGTGATGGTGGGGTCGTGGCTGCAGGAACAGAAAAGGAACGAGTGATCTCGGGAGAAGATGCA GTTTGCTGCATTTGTTTGGCAAAATTTGCAAACAATGACGAGCTGAGGGAGCTGCCATGTTCTCATTTCTTTCACAAGGAGTGTGTAGATAAGTGGCTGAAGATCAATGCATCATGTCCTCTTTGCAAGAGTGAGGTCGGTGAAAGTCTTTTAGGTTCTCTCTCTGGGTTAAGTTCTAGCCAGAGACGAGTCGAAAACGGGGCTGGTGCAGTGTTTTGA
- the LOC133688633 gene encoding uncharacterized protein LOC133688633 has product MSNNLVSQQLSVQSIQMGQLEHISNKLDSSMQMGLMESRIHDPALQQMSMPDMQMGRMGLGQSSTDALSQQMSISSNQVQLSEPMSNNNALKNFSVPNMQTRHMEPRAYNLIPEKFLPKRQLGDMDTMFHSSGSQQPSLLSKRKAPMEPSSNNSMSQKLSMPPKRVAQMEHRPWLLPTPAPNTSGTNRPQAPSKRPASSKAGPQQSPVQKNQTGQMLPFSRARNETDSVRSKLRQSLADALALVSQQKDKTLSSGKNSEGEAASAQAQKHEETQPMVQTPGAAGTVDHMSDEPKESLPTKDDSFTQNHSDGPKTSQETSNTNGNAGYSTQTSNHDGQGLQSSVIFRDEDVSFSDSFFVKDDLLQGNGLSWVLEPDAEMAEKKEIETAETQQGQKHISKDIGKLIQDPQFLASEIEAELFKLFGGVNKKYKEKGRSLLFNLKDRSNPELREKVMSGEITPGRLCSMTAEELASKELSEWRMAKAEELAQMVVLPDSDVDIRRLVKKTHKGEFQVEVEQDSVTMEVAVGSSSFTQTPPKSEEKEASPLSKSDQMKDKVNAADDKRNLEDKKGSYTLTIPSSEGTDLMQGLMVDDVLKDADFLPPIVSLDEFMESLDSEPPFENLPLDAGKATPSSNNDGSQDVSEAKSPAATAKDLVGSTAEKSDNVEVTNTSPEANGKSVNIHVESETTPSVGLSKGEHVWEGLLQLSISIMASVIGIFKSGDKTSAKEWSGFVEVKGRVRLDAFEKFLQELPMSRSRAVMVVHFVCKEGSTESERESLREVADSYVLDERVGFAEPAHGVELYLCPPHLKTRERLIKVLPKDQLEALNAVDNGLIGVIVWRKAQITSTISPTSASHHKHSSKKQQHFTSRKHQEKDTNMNVNIASKHPLPPRSGAYPNPQPDEDDDDVPPGFGPPAGRDEDDLPEFNFSSNSMVSRSQFSNQNPSRGSGMPPLNSPYPQTPSRPVDLRELVHRYGQPKTNVPPMQPWNDDDDDDDDMPEWHPEETQHHRTHPQSTHVHGVQQPVLRAHMAQQTAHQTMAPLGTSPAMPQVNMMHGQQNLAPSLQQGAWVAPQPVPHGHPAYQSSGGQAYGSPGQAWRRDAPKSRGF; this is encoded by the exons ATGTCCAACAATCTAGTATCACAGCAATTATCAGTACAGAGCATCCAAATGGGTCAGCTGGAACACATTTCAAACAAGTTGGACTCATCAATGCAAATGGGGTTGATGGAATCCAGAATACATGATCCTGCATTACAACAGATGTCCATGCCGGACATGCAAATGGGACGGATGGGACTGGGACAAAGTTCAACTGACGCACTATCACAGCAGATGTCAATATCAAGCAACCAAGTACAGTTGTCAGAGCCTATGTCTAATAACAATGCTTTGAAGAATTTCTCTGTACCAAATATGCAAACAAGACATATGGAACCACGCGCATACAATTTGATACCTGAGAAATTCTTACCTAAGAGGCAACTGGGAGACATGGATACCATGTTTCATTCTTCTGGATCACAGCAGCCATCACTATTGAGCAAGCGAAAGGCCCCAATGGAACCTTCATCCAACAATTCTATGTCACAGAAGTTATCAATGCCTCCCAAGCGGGTAGCGCAAATGGAACATAGGCCGTGGTTGCTGCCAACTCCAGCACCAAATACTTCTGGGACAAATCGTCCTCAAGCACCATCTAAGAGGCCAGCTTCTAGTAAAGCTGGACCACAGCAATCACCAGTTCAGAAAAATCAAACTGGACAGATGCTGCCATTTTCAAGGGCTCGCAACGAGACTGATTCTGTGAGGTCCAAGCTAAGGCAATCACTAGCAGATGCACTGGCTCTGGTTTCTCAACAGAAGGATAAAACCTTAAGTTCTGGAAAGAACTCTGAAGGTGAGGCTGCAAGTGCTCAAGCACAGAAACACGAAGAGACTCAACCTATGGTACAAACCCCTGGTGCTGCTGGTACTGTTGACCATATGTCTGATGAGCCCAAGGAATCCTTGCCCACTAAGGACGATTCTTTTACCCAAAACCATTCTGATGGCCCAAAGACATCTCAGGAAACTTCGAACACTAATGGAAATGCTGGTTATTCAACACAGACCTCAAACCATGATGGACAGGGATTACAATCCAGTGTCATTTTCCGTGATGAGGATGTTTCATTTAGTGACAGCTTTTTTGTAAAAGATGATTTGTTGCAGGGAAATGGATTGTCCTGGGTATTGGAACCTGATGCAGAGATGGCAGAGAAAAAGGAGATTGAAACTGCTGAAACACAGCAAGGCCAGAAGCATATCAGCAAAGATATTGGAAAACTAATCCAGGATCCCCAATTTTTGGCTTCTGAAATTGAAGCAGAACTCTTCAAGTTATTTGGAGGAGTGAACAAGAAGTACAAGGAGAAGGGCAGGTCTCTATTGTTCAATTTGAAGGATCGTAGTAATCCGGAACTGAGAGAAAAAGTTATGTCAGGAGAGATTACTCCAGGGCGGCTCTGCTCTATGACCGCGGAGGAACTTGCATCCAAGGAGCTTTCAGAATGGCGGATGGCAAAAGCAGAGGAGCTTGCTCAAATGGTGGTTTTGCCTGATTCAGATGTTGATATCAGACGTTTGGTGAAGAAAACTCACAAGGGTGAGTTTCAAGTTGAAGTTGAACAAGATAGTGTCACAATGGAGGTTGCTGTTGGGTCAAGTTCATTTACGCAGACGCCACCAAAATCAGAAGAGAAGGAAGCCTCTCCGCTTTCCAAATCTGATCAAATGAAAGACAAAGTGAATGCTGCTGATGACAAGAGAAATTTAGAAGACAAGAAGGGTTCATATACGCTTACAATTCCTTCAAGTGAAGGGACCGATTTGATGCAAGGACTTATGGTGGATGATGTATTGAAGGATGCGGACTTTCTTCCTCCAATTGTCTCTCTAGATGAATTCATGGAATCCCTTGATTCTGAACCACCATTTGAAAATTTACCCTTGGATGCGGGAAAAGCAACACCCAGCTCCAACAATGATGGCTCACAGGATGTGTCAGAAGCTAAGTCTCCTGCTGCAACTGCAAAGGATCTGGTTGGCAGCACTGCAGAAAAATCTGATAATGTCGAGGTAACTAACACATCACCTGAAGCTAATGGGAAATCCGTCAACATTCATGTAGAATCAGAAACGACACCCTCTGTTGGTTTATCCAAGGGGGAACATGTCTGGGAAGGCTTACTTCAGCTGAGTATTTCCATCATGGCCTCGGTTATTGGCATCTTTAAAAG TGGTGACAAAACATCTGCAAAAGAGTGGTCTGGCTTCGTTGAGGTCAAAGGGAGAGTCAGACTTGATGCATTTGAGAAGTTCCTCCAGGAGCTTCCGATGTCCCGAAGTCGTGCTGTTATG GTCGTGCACTTCGTTTGCAAGGAGGGGTCCACGGAAAGTGAGAGGGAAAGTCTGAGAGAG GTGGCGGATTCCTATGTTTTGGATGAGAGAGTGGGTTTTGCTGAGCCTGCTCATGGAGTGGAACTTTATTTATGCCCACCTCATTTAAAGACACGTGAAAGGCTCATCAAGGTCCTCCCAAAGGACCAACTTGAGGCCCTTAATGCTGTTGATAATGGTCTAATTGGTGTTATTGTATGGAGAAAAGCTCAAATAACGTCAACAATATCACCCACCTCTGCATCACACCATAAACACAGCTCAAAAAAGCAACAACACTTCACTTCTAGGAAGCACCAAGAAAAGGACACTAATATGAATGTGaatattgcatcaaaacatcCCCTGCCTCCTCGTAGCGGAGCCTATCCCAACCCCCAACCTGATGAAGACGATGATGATGTGCCTCCTGGGTTTGGCCCACCAGCTGGCCGGGATGAGGATGATTTACCTGAGTTCAACTTTTCTAGTAACTCTATGGTATCAAGGTCGCAGTTTTCAAACCAAAATCCAAGTAGGGGATCGGGAATGCCCCCTCTCAATTCACCATATCCCCAGACCCCATCTCGTCCCGTAGATTTGAGGGAGCTTGTACACAGATATGGCCAACCTAAAACTAATGTTCCACCAATGCAGCCATGGAAtgatgatgacgatgacgatgatGATATGCCAGAGTGGCACCCTGAAGAAACCCAACATCATCGTACACACCCTCAGTCAACCCATGTGCATGGTGTGCAGCAGCCTGTTCTAAGAGCCCACATGGCGCAGCAAACGGCACATCAGACAATGGCACCATTAGGAACATCTCCAGCCATGCCTCAAGTGAATATGATGCATGGTCAACAAAATCTTGCCCCCTCTTTGCAGCAAGGCGCCTGGGTGGCTCCTCAGCCTGTTCCCCATGGCCATCCTGCCTATCAATCTAGTGGAGGGCAAGCGTATGGTTCACCCGGGCAGGCTTGGCGCAGAGATGCCCCTAAAAGTAGAGGCTTTTGA
- the LOC133688901 gene encoding uncharacterized protein LOC133688901: MGVDYHNILKVNRNATDDDLKKAYRRLAMKWHPDKNPATKKEAEAKFKEISEAYEVLSDPQKREIYDQCGEEGLKDAPPSGGGGFPFGNGSGGGSNGFNPRKAEDIFAEIFGSSPFGFGSTGPGKSMRFQSDGGLFGGFSSSDTPFRTFSEGTAPRKPPPVESKLPCSLEELYTGSTRKMKISRTVVDAHGRQVQETEILTIDVKPGWKKGTKITFPDKGNERQNQLPADLVFIIDEKPQTTYKRDGNDLTINHKVTLAEALGGTTVNLTTLDSRNLSIPVHDIVSPGYELVVAMEGMPIAKEPGNWGDLRIKFEVKFPTRLAPEQRAGLKRVLGG, from the exons atgggGGTTGATTACCATAACATATTGAAGGTTAACAGGAATGCAACAGATGATGATCTAAAGAAGGCATATAGAAGATTGGCAATGAAATGGCATCCTGATAAGAACCCCGCTACCAAGAAAGAAGCTGAAGCCAAATTCAAGGAGATCTCCGAGGCTTATGAG GTCTTGAGTGACCcacaaaaaagagaaatttatgACCAGTGTGGTGAAGAAGGATTAAAAGACGCACCACCATCTGGCGGTGGTGGCTTCCCTTTCGGAAATGGTAGTGGTGGTGGGTCAAATGGTTTCAATCCTAGGAAGGCAGAGGATATCTTTGCAGAAATCTTTGGAAGCAGTCCTTTTGGATTTGGATCAACAGGACCTGGTAAATCCATGAGGTTCCAGTCGGATGGAGGGTTGTTTGGTGGATTTAGCAGTAGTGATACTCCTTTTCGAACATTCAGTGAGGGGACCGCGCCAAGGAAACCACCACCAGTAGAGAGCAAATTGCCTTGCAGCCTCGAGGAACTGTATACTGGATCAACAAGGAAAATGAAGATATCAAGAACTGTAGTTGATGCCCAtgg GCGACAAGTGCAAGAAACAGAGATATTAACCATTGATGTGAAGCCAGGGTGGAAGAAGGGAACAAAGATTACATTCCCAGATAAAGGAAATGAACGGCAGAATCAGCTTCCAGCAGATCTTGTGTTTATAATTGATGAGAAACCTCAGACCACATACAAGAGAGATGGAAATGATCTTACTATCAACCATAAGGTGACCCTAGCCGAAGCACTAGGAGGGACAACAGTAAACCTCACCACACTTGACAGCCGGAATCTATCAATTCCTGTACATGATATAGTGAGCCCTGGCTATGAGCTTGTTGTGGCCATGGAAGGTATGCCAATAGCAAAGGAGCCAGGTAATTGGGGCgatttgaggatcaaatttgaagtGAAGTTCCCAACAAGATTAGCACCAGAACAACGAGCAGGACTCAAGCGTGTATTAGGGGGTTAA
- the LOC133687977 gene encoding polyadenylate-binding protein-interacting protein 5-like encodes MKPGGFSTLNPYAAAYIPLSKRDSADRIENPGWTVQGGNPNVWYGSAKHNAQIRQNDKGPISVPEISMLKSQSGYGSYGSSSQNSYEMTGKQIVDEEFEMDLEYLRINFPGISDESLTGVYMANKGDIDAAIDMLNQLEFDTLESSGNLPDTLDIGDVYEPGPSAEASSVKPKTVVDEASASSGSSAPDTAVAT; translated from the exons ATGAAGCCCGGAGGATTCTCTACTTTGAACCCATATGCAGCAGCGTATATTCCTCTTTCTAAAAGGGATTCAGCTGATAGAATTGAAAATCCAGGATGGACTGTGCAGGGTGGGAATCCAAATGTGTGGTATGGGTCTGCCAAGCATAATGCACAGATTAGGCAAAATGATAAAGGACCGATTTCTGTTCCTGAAATTTCTATGCTGAAGAGTCAGTCTGGGTATGGTTCTTATGGCTCGTCATCACAGAATTCATATGAGATGACAGGGAAGCAGATTGTGGATGAAGAATTTGAAATGGACTTGGAATATCTTCGGATCAATTTTCCTGGCATATCTGATGAGTCCCTCACTGGTGTCTATATGGCTAACAAAGGTGACATAGATGCTGCTATTGACATGTTAAACCAACTTGAG TTTGACACTCTTGAGTCTTCTGGAAACCTTCCAGACACCTTGGATATTGGGGATGTTTATGAACCCGGGCCTTCAGCTGAGGCTTCATCTGTGAAACCGAAGACTGTTGTGGATGAAGCCAGTGCCTCATCTGGCTCCTCGGCCCCAGACACAGCGGTTGCCACCTGA
- the LOC133688969 gene encoding psbP domain-containing protein 5, chloroplastic, whose translation MAMALCSPSPFTAHHHNPFFRNQSRILLSQKKCKLKEKIMACSCACSSSDPSLQNGFCRRDLVLFGLSSSLSIAFPSSGILAEEDLKMTSVVDEINAYTYSYPAELPSKKFLFKWVESRKPERYSSAAPLSPDARLRIVSERVDIIDNLILSVSIGPPNLQFVKSKDKSTWAAKDVADSVLSDKSSLRVTSTQRLSESSILDAHANEIDGEPYWFYEYIVRKSPTKNAQESNLFRRYIASTAERDGYLYSLSASTLSKQWDKMGPYLEKTVASFRLLPPTGDYVPPYKDPWRFW comes from the exons ATGGCAATGGCTCTTTGTTCTCCTTCACCCTTCACAGCCCATCACCACAATCCTTTCTTTAG GAACCAAAGTAGAATCTTGTTAAGCCAGAAgaaatgtaaattaaaagagaagattATGGCATGTTCATGTGCTTGTTCTTCTTCAGATCCCAGTTTACAAAATGGGTTTTGTAGAAGGGACTTGGTGCTTTTTGgtctctcttcttcattatccATTGCCTTTCCATCTTCAG GGATACTTGCTGAGGAAGATCTGAAAATGACTTCAGTGGTTGATGAAATAAACGCCTATACTTATTCATATCCAGCGGAATTGCCATCTAAGAAGTTCCTCTTCAAATG GGTGGAATCCAGAAAACCTGAACGCTACTCATCAGCTGCACCACTGTCCC CTGATGCACGCCTGCGCATTGTGTCCGAGCGCGTTGACATCATCGATAACCTCATCCTCTCTGTTTCG ATAGGTCCTCCAAATCTTCAGTTTGTAAAATCTAAAGACAAGAGTACCTGGGCTGCAAAAGATGTTGCTGATTCTGTTTTGTCTGACAAGTCTTCACTG CGAGTCACTTCAACTCAACGTTTGTCTGAGAGTTCAATTCTTGATGCACATGCTAATGAA attgaTGGTGAGCCGTACTGGTTTTATGAATATATTGTACGCAAGTCACCCACCAAAAAT GCTCAAGAATCAAATCTTTTCCGACGCTACATTGCTTCAACAGCTGAACGAGATG GGTATTTGTACTCTCTAAGTGCTTCAACTCTAAGCAAGCAGTGGGACAAG ATGGGGCCTTACTTGGAAAAAACTGTGGCCTCGTTCCGCCTTCTCCCTCCCACAGGGGACTATGTACCTCCATACAAGGATCCATGGAGATTTTGGTGA